One Etheostoma cragini isolate CJK2018 chromosome 6, CSU_Ecrag_1.0, whole genome shotgun sequence DNA window includes the following coding sequences:
- the trmt11 gene encoding tRNA (guanine(10)-N2)-methyltransferase homolog isoform X1, which produces MATSHSRSCLQYLLHLAQDNLDFRLPEIKALLALRGKSFHPNGNFKEKSPFWCLDGLCEEDVCSVMSRSVCAKSAFELWGHGKTHSELRTSLLSYPSENMSPFMQKDSTYRINVYTFNKTLEFADRIKRIDAMEFLPFEGTVSLKSPQHCFCLLEDYGTDPNNIPEHPNYIYFGRWIADGQRELIRSHSVKNRHFIGNTSMESGLSFIMANHAKVSENDLVFDPFVGTGSLLVACSHFRAYVCGMDIDYNTIHGRGRSSRKDQKWRGPDENIRANLRQYGTEEMYVDVMVSDASKPVWRKAALFDAIITDPPYGIRESTRRTGSHKDVTRSPDVFYAESHVPVSQAYHLSDIFTDLLNFSAHHLVLGGRLVYWLPVYRPEYSEEMVPLHPCLRLISNCEQTLSSHTSRRLITMEKIKNPEEFDSLAHLADPCFSPYQGHNAFREKYFSGQNKRCGKEDSKTVVNGE; this is translated from the exons ATGGCGACCTCCCACAGTCGATCATGCCTCCAGTATCTGTTACACCTTGCCCAAGATAATTTGGACTTCAGGTTGCCG GAGATTAAGGCATTGCTGGCTCTTAGAGGAAAATCATTCCATCCAAATGGAAACTTCAAAGAAAAG TCTCCTTTCTGGTGTCTGGACGGTTTGTGTGAGGAGGATGTCTGCAGTGTCATGTCCAGATCTGTCTGTGCAAA GTCTGCTTTTGAACTTTGGGGCCAcggaaaaacacacagtgaactAAGAACATCCCTCTTGAGCTACCCATCAGAGAACATG TCACCATTTATGCAAAAAGACTCAACTTACAGAATCAATGTCTATACTTTCAACAAGACTCTGGAGTTTGCAGACAGAATCAAAAGGATTGAT GCTATGGAGTTTCTTCCATTTGAAGGAACTGTGAGCCTAAAGAGCCCTCAGCACTGCTTCTGTTTGTTGGAAGATTACGGCACAGACCCCAACAACATCCCTGAGCATCCAAACTACATCTATTTTGGCCGATGG ATAGCGGATGGACAGCGTGAACTGATTCGCTCCCACAGTGTGAAGAACAGACACTTCATAGGCAACACCAGCATGGAGTCCGGCCTCTCATTCATTATGGCCAACCACGCCAAAGTCAGTGAGAATGATCTCGTCTTTGACCCGTTTGTTGGCACAG GGAGCCTGTTGGTAGCATGTTCTCATTTTAGGGCCTACGTGTGTGGAATGGACATTGATTACAACACCATTCATGGCCGAG GTCGGTCAAGCCGCAAAGACCAGAAGTGGCGAGGACCTGATGAGAATATCAGAGCCAACCTGCGGCAGTATGGAACAGAGGAGATGTATGTAGATGTAATGGTGTCTGACGCATCCAAGCCTGTGTGGAGGAAAGCTGCTCTGTTTGATGCCATCATTACGGATC CTCCGTATGGCATCCGTGAGTCCACAAGGAGAACGGGCTCCCACAAAGACGTTACTAGGTCCCCTGATGTCTT CTATGCAGAGTCTCACGTCCCTGTCTCACAGGCGTACCACCTGAGTGACATCTTCACAGATCTCTTAAACTTCTCTGCCCACCACCTGGTCTTGGGTGGGAGGCTCGTCTACTGGCTGCCTGTCTACAGGCCAGA GTACAGTGAAGAGATGGTACCTCTCCACCCATGTCTCCGGCTCATCAGTAACTGTGAGCAGACACTCTCCAGCCACACCTCCCGGCGCCTGATCACCATGGAGAAGATCAAGAACCCTGAG GAATTCGACAGTCTGGCTCATCTAGCAGACCCATGCTTCAGCCCCTACCAGGGACACAACGCCTTCAGGGAGAAGTATTTcagtggacaaaacaagaggTGTGGCAAGGAGGACAGCAAAACTGTTGTAAACGGAGAGTGA
- the trmt11 gene encoding tRNA (guanine(10)-N2)-methyltransferase homolog isoform X2: MATSHSRSCLQYLLHLAQDNLDFRLPEIKALLALRGKSFHPNGNFKEKSPFWCLDGLCEEDVCSVMSRSVCAKSAFELWGHGKTHSELRTSLLSYPSENMSPFMQKDSTYRINVYTFNKTLEFADRIKRIDAMEFLPFEGTVSLKSPQHCFCLLEDYGTDPNNIPEHPNYIYFGRWIADGQRELIRSHSVKNRHFIGNTSMESGLSFIMANHAKVSENDLVFDPFVGTGSLLVACSHFRAYVCGMDIDYNTIHGRGRSSRKDQKWRGPDENIRANLRQYGTEEMYVDVMVSDASKPVWRKAALFDAIITDPPYGIRESTRRTGSHKDVTRSPDVFYAESHVPVSQAYHLSDIFTDLLNFSAHHLVLGGRLVYWLPVYRPE, encoded by the exons ATGGCGACCTCCCACAGTCGATCATGCCTCCAGTATCTGTTACACCTTGCCCAAGATAATTTGGACTTCAGGTTGCCG GAGATTAAGGCATTGCTGGCTCTTAGAGGAAAATCATTCCATCCAAATGGAAACTTCAAAGAAAAG TCTCCTTTCTGGTGTCTGGACGGTTTGTGTGAGGAGGATGTCTGCAGTGTCATGTCCAGATCTGTCTGTGCAAA GTCTGCTTTTGAACTTTGGGGCCAcggaaaaacacacagtgaactAAGAACATCCCTCTTGAGCTACCCATCAGAGAACATG TCACCATTTATGCAAAAAGACTCAACTTACAGAATCAATGTCTATACTTTCAACAAGACTCTGGAGTTTGCAGACAGAATCAAAAGGATTGAT GCTATGGAGTTTCTTCCATTTGAAGGAACTGTGAGCCTAAAGAGCCCTCAGCACTGCTTCTGTTTGTTGGAAGATTACGGCACAGACCCCAACAACATCCCTGAGCATCCAAACTACATCTATTTTGGCCGATGG ATAGCGGATGGACAGCGTGAACTGATTCGCTCCCACAGTGTGAAGAACAGACACTTCATAGGCAACACCAGCATGGAGTCCGGCCTCTCATTCATTATGGCCAACCACGCCAAAGTCAGTGAGAATGATCTCGTCTTTGACCCGTTTGTTGGCACAG GGAGCCTGTTGGTAGCATGTTCTCATTTTAGGGCCTACGTGTGTGGAATGGACATTGATTACAACACCATTCATGGCCGAG GTCGGTCAAGCCGCAAAGACCAGAAGTGGCGAGGACCTGATGAGAATATCAGAGCCAACCTGCGGCAGTATGGAACAGAGGAGATGTATGTAGATGTAATGGTGTCTGACGCATCCAAGCCTGTGTGGAGGAAAGCTGCTCTGTTTGATGCCATCATTACGGATC CTCCGTATGGCATCCGTGAGTCCACAAGGAGAACGGGCTCCCACAAAGACGTTACTAGGTCCCCTGATGTCTT CTATGCAGAGTCTCACGTCCCTGTCTCACAGGCGTACCACCTGAGTGACATCTTCACAGATCTCTTAAACTTCTCTGCCCACCACCTGGTCTTGGGTGGGAGGCTCGTCTACTGGCTGCCTGTCTACAGGCCAGA GTGA